The genomic stretch CTTGGCCGGAGCAGGGAGAGAGTGCGCCGCTGGTTATCATTCTGGGCAACTTGCTGGAAAATGCCATGGAAGCCGTGGCCGACATGCCTGCCGAAAGGCGAAAAGTCTACTGCTCCCTGCGGGAGGAGCAGGGCATTTTGGAAATTGTGATCCGGGATACAGGTCAGGGCATACCGGCAGCCATCCGGGACCGGATCTTCGTGCAGGGCTTTTCCACCAAAGGTACCCAACGGGGATACGGCCTCGCTTTGGTCCGGCAGGCGGTGCTGAGCTGCCGGGGGGAGATACAAGTGGAGAGTATTGAGAACCAGGGGACTACCTTTACGGTTCGTTTACCTGTTGGCACAGGAGGTCGAGAGCCATGATCGGTATCGTGATCGTCGAAGATGACCCAATGGTGTTAGAAATAAACCAGCAATACATTGAAGCAGTGGGAGGCTTTCGCATTCTCGGCACGGCGACTCATGCCGCCGAGGGATTGGAATTGGTGCGCCAGCTGCGCCCGCAGCTGCTGCTCTTGGATGTGTTTTTGCCGGATCAGAAAGGAATTGAAGTGCTGCAGGAAATCAGGCGTTTGGAGCTGCCCACCGATGTGCTGATGGTGACGGCCGCCCGGGATGTGGAGACCATCCAGCTGGGTTTTCGCTACGGGGTGGTGGATTATATTATCAAGCCCTTCCGTTTTGAAAGGATTAAAAGCTCCCTGGAATCTTACCGGGAGATGTACTACCGCCTGCAGGAAAAAGAGGCATTGAACCAAGCGGACATTGATAACATGGGACTGGGCAAAGTTAAGGCGGTGAAGGAGGAACTGCCGAAAGGCCTGACGGAAACCACTTTGAAACAGGTTTTGCTCCTGCTGGTGAAAGGGAGAAAGAGTTATTCCGCCGAGGAAGTGGCCGCTGAAGTCGGTTTGTCCAGGGTGACGGCCCGCCGCTATCTGGAATACCTGGAGAAGACGGGCCGAGCGGAACTGGAACTGCAGTACGGCTCCGTCGGCAGGCCGGTCAACCGGTATCGCCTCAAATAGCGAAAAGGTGTTAGCCATGATGAACAAGGTGTACGTCTTTTGCCTGATTTGCCTTTTCTTACTGCCGTTGGTGTCCGGATGCCAGACGCGGGCCATGGACTTGGAGCAGGTAAGTTACGAGGAAAGAATAGTGATCAAGTTCTCCCATGTGGTAGCGGAATCCTCACCGAAAGGGCAAGCGGCCAATCGTTTCGCCGCTTTGGTGAAGGAAAGGACCGGCGGGAGGGTGGAAGTGCAGGTTTATCCCAATTCCGTCCTCTATAAGGATGGGGAAGAAATGGAAGCTCTAGTCAAGGGACAGGTGCAGATGATCGCCCCCGCCACGGCGAAAGTGGCGGAGAAGTTCCCCCTGTGGCAGATTTTTGACTTGCCTTTTCTCTTCCTGAATGAGGAAGAAGTACACCGGGTGATGGACGGGGAAGTGGGGCAGCAGTTGTTTCAAATGCTGGAACCTCACCGGATCAAAGCCATCGCCATGTGGGACAACGGGTTTAAACAGATTACCACCACCGTCCCATTGCGAAAACTGGAGGATTTTAGGGGCATCAAGTTCAGGGTGATGCCGGGCAGCCTGGTGCTGGAGCGGCAGTTCCGCTTGCTGGGCGCGGAACCGGTGCCCTATGCTTTCGATGATGTTTATAAAGCCCTGGAAGAAGGAAGAGTCCAGGGAACGGAAAACTCCGCCTCCAACATCTATTCCAAGAAGTTCTATGAACTGCAGCCCTATCTTACGATCAGCAATCACGGGTTCTTAGGCTACGTGGTTCTGGTGAACGGTCCTTTTTGGGATAACTTGCCGGAGGATATCAAGTTGATCATCGAGGAAACCATGGAGGAGGTTACCCAGTGGCAGCGGGAGATGGCGGCGGAGCAAAATGCAGCTGACCTGGAAGCCATCCTGGGCACCGGCCGGGTGGAAGCCTGGTGGTTAACCCCGGAGGAAAAAGAACGCTGGCGTCAAATGATGCAGCCTGTTTACCGGGATTTTGAAAACCTGGGCGGGGCTCAGTTGCTGGCCAGCGCCAGGCGAGATCTGGGCCTCGATTGATGGTTTAAGCAAGGGGTAGGCACAGGCCAGAGGCTGTGCCGTCTTCCCGGGCAGCCGGTATGGACCGGAGGCAGCTCAGGTACGGCTCGCTCCGGTGATACCGGTTGCCTTTTTTGTTAGGTGATCCCGCCGGGCAGGCCGTGTCTTGTCACGTTGACTGTTAAAAGGAGGAGGAGTACAATCTACTTGAATGAAATACACCGGTCCCGGGTGTATCCGGGGTGCTATCCGGTAATACTGGAAGTAGACGCCATGATCCGGTGGTGGTTTTCCATGCGCAAAGCGGTGATTGTTTTTTTATTGGCTATATGTCTGCTGGCCGGCGGTTGTGCTCCCGGCAGCGGTGAAATGAGTACCGGTCCGGGTGCCGGGACGGCAGCCAAGCCCCTGGTGGTGGCCACCATTTTTCCATTGGCTGACCTGGTCCGCCAGATCGGGGGAGACAAGGTGGAGGTGGCGGCTTTACTGCCGGCCGGTGCCAGTCCTCATACTTTTGAGCCTACGCCGAAGGAGATGAAGGCAGTGAGCCGGGCCAGTCTCTTCGTGTCCGTGGGGGCGGGTTTGGATGTCTGGGGACAAAAGCTCCTGGCCGCGGCGGGCACCGGTGTGCCGGCTTTGGCGGTTACGGACGGATTGAGATTGCTTCCTTTAGCGGGGCGGCATGACCGGCACGGTGAAGAACACGAACATGCAGGAGAGGAGGGCGATCCCCACGTCTGGTTGGATCCGGTGCTGGTCCGGGATGAGATCGCGCCTAGGCTGGCCGGGGAAATGTCCCGCTTGTGGCCCGCCTGGGCTGACTATTTTCAGGAGAACCTGCATAAGCTGCAAGGGGAACTGAGCAAGTTGGATGAGGAGTTCCTGTCTTCGACGGCGGGGCCGGAAAAACCGAGGTTTATTTCCTTCCATGCCGCCTGGGGTTACCTGACCCGGCGTTACGGCTGGGAAGAAGTGGCCAGCGTCCTGGCATATCCGGGCCAGGAACCCTCTGCCCGCTGGCTGAAAGAATTGACGGACCTGGCGGTACGGGAAGGGGTAAAAACCGTTATCATCGAGCCCCAGTTTAACCCGCAGCCGGCAGAGCTTTTGGCGGAGGAAATCGGCGGCCGGGTGTTAATCCTGGATCCCATCGGCGGGGAAGGAGTAGAGGGACGTGACAGTTACTTGGCGCTGATGCGGTACAACCTGACCGTGATGAAGGAGGCGCTGGAATTCTAATGCTGGCTTTGGAGGTGGCGGGTCTAAAAGCCTGTATCGGTAATCACGTTATACTGGATCAAGTAAGCTTTCGGGTGCAAGAAGGAGAATTGGCGGCGCTGATTGGTGCCAACGGCGCCGGGAAGACTACCCTCCTGAAGGTGCTGACGGGGATCATGAAGCCGGTAGAAGGAATGGTCAAGGTTTTTGGGGAACCCCTCACCAAGGAAAACCGGAAACTCCTCAGCTACCTGCCGCAGAAGAGCCATTTCGACCCGCATTTTCCCCTGCGGGTTTTTGATGCCGTGCAGCTGGGCCGGACGGCCTGGTCCTTGTTCCGGCGTCCCCGCCGGGAGGACATGGAGCGGGTGGAGTGGTGCCTGGCCCAAGTCGGCCTGCTGGATCTGGCCCACCGGCCCATCGGGGAGCTGTCCGGGGGCCAGCAGCAGCTGGTTTTCCTGGCCAGGGCGCTGTTCGGCCGGCCCCGCTTGTTATTGTTGGATGAACCCACTACCGGTTTGGATGTCACGGCGCGGCAGCGTTTTTACCGGTTGTTAAAGGACTTAAAGCACCAACTGGGCTTGACGGTATTAATCGTCACCCATGACCTGGAGGCCGTCGTAGCCCATGCCGACCGGGTGATCCTGCTGGAAAACCAAAAAGTAGCCTATGAAGGCAGCCCTAACGCCGCGGTTAAGACTCAGGCTTTTCTCCGGGTGGTGGATTAAAAGTGGAAATGTTGTCTTACGGTTTCATGCAAAAAGCCGTCCTGGCCAGTTTGGTGCTGAGCCTGGTGTCAGCGGTAGCCGGGTTTTTTGTGGTGCTGAAAAGATTGTCCTTTATCGGTGCCGGCATTTCCCATTCCGCTTTTGGCGGGGTGGCTTTCGGCTTGGTGCTGGGGCTAAATCCCCTGGGGACGGCAGGTGTCTTTGCCCTGGCGGTGGCCCTGTTCCTCGCCTGGATTAGCCGGCGGGGAGCCCTGCCTGAAGATACGGCCATCGGGATCTTTTTCAGCGGGGCCATGGCCATGGGTATTGCTTTCTTGAGCTTTGGCAAAGGCTATTACGGCGATGCCATGAGCTACCTTTTCGGAAACGTGCTGGCGGTGTCCACGGGGGATCTATGGTTGCTGGCCGGGGCGGGAGCTGTGGTGCTGGTCTTCCTGTTGGCGACCTTCAAGGCCCTGCTCTGCCTGTGCTTTGACGAGGAGCTGGCCTATGCCAGCAACTTGCCGGTGGGTATCCTCTATTACGGTTTGATGGTGGC from Clostridia bacterium encodes the following:
- a CDS encoding response regulator, whose translation is MIGIVIVEDDPMVLEINQQYIEAVGGFRILGTATHAAEGLELVRQLRPQLLLLDVFLPDQKGIEVLQEIRRLELPTDVLMVTAARDVETIQLGFRYGVVDYIIKPFRFERIKSSLESYREMYYRLQEKEALNQADIDNMGLGKVKAVKEELPKGLTETTLKQVLLLLVKGRKSYSAEEVAAEVGLSRVTARRYLEYLEKTGRAELELQYGSVGRPVNRYRLK
- a CDS encoding TRAP transporter substrate-binding protein → MMNKVYVFCLICLFLLPLVSGCQTRAMDLEQVSYEERIVIKFSHVVAESSPKGQAANRFAALVKERTGGRVEVQVYPNSVLYKDGEEMEALVKGQVQMIAPATAKVAEKFPLWQIFDLPFLFLNEEEVHRVMDGEVGQQLFQMLEPHRIKAIAMWDNGFKQITTTVPLRKLEDFRGIKFRVMPGSLVLERQFRLLGAEPVPYAFDDVYKALEEGRVQGTENSASNIYSKKFYELQPYLTISNHGFLGYVVLVNGPFWDNLPEDIKLIIEETMEEVTQWQREMAAEQNAADLEAILGTGRVEAWWLTPEEKERWRQMMQPVYRDFENLGGAQLLASARRDLGLD
- a CDS encoding zinc ABC transporter substrate-binding protein — its product is MNEIHRSRVYPGCYPVILEVDAMIRWWFSMRKAVIVFLLAICLLAGGCAPGSGEMSTGPGAGTAAKPLVVATIFPLADLVRQIGGDKVEVAALLPAGASPHTFEPTPKEMKAVSRASLFVSVGAGLDVWGQKLLAAAGTGVPALAVTDGLRLLPLAGRHDRHGEEHEHAGEEGDPHVWLDPVLVRDEIAPRLAGEMSRLWPAWADYFQENLHKLQGELSKLDEEFLSSTAGPEKPRFISFHAAWGYLTRRYGWEEVASVLAYPGQEPSARWLKELTDLAVREGVKTVIIEPQFNPQPAELLAEEIGGRVLILDPIGGEGVEGRDSYLALMRYNLTVMKEALEF
- a CDS encoding metal ABC transporter ATP-binding protein, which codes for MLALEVAGLKACIGNHVILDQVSFRVQEGELAALIGANGAGKTTLLKVLTGIMKPVEGMVKVFGEPLTKENRKLLSYLPQKSHFDPHFPLRVFDAVQLGRTAWSLFRRPRREDMERVEWCLAQVGLLDLAHRPIGELSGGQQQLVFLARALFGRPRLLLLDEPTTGLDVTARQRFYRLLKDLKHQLGLTVLIVTHDLEAVVAHADRVILLENQKVAYEGSPNAAVKTQAFLRVVD
- a CDS encoding metal ABC transporter permease; this translates as MEMLSYGFMQKAVLASLVLSLVSAVAGFFVVLKRLSFIGAGISHSAFGGVAFGLVLGLNPLGTAGVFALAVALFLAWISRRGALPEDTAIGIFFSGAMAMGIAFLSFGKGYYGDAMSYLFGNVLAVSTGDLWLLAGAGAVVLVFLLATFKALLCLCFDEELAYASNLPVGILYYGLMVALALTVMVAVKTVGIVLASALLVTPAATGYQLSKDYKGMLLISVASSLVSSFAGLWLSYQYGLASGAAIVLCATGIFLLAFLFSPRKAVFWRPKARGDVETKQETM